The Ptychodera flava strain L36383 chromosome 7, AS_Pfla_20210202, whole genome shotgun sequence DNA window TAATCTCATGTACAACATCATGACGTGCGAGGTGAAGCctacatttgcacattttattgtgtgaatactttgatgcaattatttccgCTATCACATACTATGACCTTGCCGTCATCAGTGACGCAGAGACCGGTAGGATTACACAGTCTCTCACAGGCATTATGATCATCCACACGACAAACGAATTTGCAGACTGATTCAAATTTCAAGATTCGGCTATTGCGGTAATCTGCGACATACACGTAGCCGTGTTTATTCAAAGCAACTCCCTGGGGATAGTGCATCTGACCATCACCACTTCCATAACGACCAAATGTATAGAGGAACTGACCATCACTATTGAACACTTGGATTCTATGGTTATGACAGTCTGATACATAGACATTGCCGGTGTTGTCAATACAGACAAAGTAGGGATACCTAAACTGACCCTTCTGACTTCCATTACTACCGAATGATTTGATGTGATTGCCGTCTTGATCGTAAATGTGAATACAGTGAGCACTGTAGTCTACAATATAAACCCTTCCATTGACAGGATTGATAGCGATACCAATAGGGTACTGAATCTTACCCTTTCCAAAACACCTGATTAGTTCACCATTCTCATCACAGACAATTACCTGCTTATTTCCATCATCTGTAGTAAAGACATTACCATTCACTGATACAGCTGCATCATAGGGTTGAAATTGCTGACATTTGCAAACTTGAACATCTTCCGATGTCTTCCATTTACAGTAAAACTTTGTAATCTTTGATTGCTATTCTCAGCAACCAACACGTCACCGTTTCTCATCATTGTTATCCCCTGTAAACCATTAAACTGACCGATCCCTGAACCTTTCTCCCCAAACTTACACACCAACCCTTTCTTAGCGATAACCTTAATGTTAACCGGTGATCCTTCTACTGGTTTCTTACATACTGTCACTGACAATTCATGTTCCCCCTCTGCCTCTACACGTGTTTTCAAAGTCATTGTTCCATTCTCATTGTCCTTGACTTCCACTATCTGTGTGTTACCGTCAGGTGTCTTCATCTCAGCTTCAACTTTGACACGCTGTGACACTCCCTTCCCGGGGAGGAAATCACCCTTATTTCGTACCGTAGCCTTGATACTGTCACCAACTCTTAAAGCTTGAGTCAAGTTCTCTAATTTGTACACTGtttgaagaaattttattgttccaAGACTCTTGTTCCTGCAGAAGTCGTTACATAGTTGAAACTCCATGTAGTCGTCTTCCTCTTGTTCTACCTGTGTCTGTACTTTCAGCAATTCGTCTGTTTGATGATCAACTCTCCTCTTTGCAGACATTAGCTGTGAAGCGTTCCCATAATGCACCAGTTTCTCAACATATTCACGAGTACTTGTCAGGTCATTCTCAGCAATGTCTAGTTCTTTCAATTGTGCAGTCAAGTTAACTTTTCGTTTTTCGTATTCACCTTTCAACTCTGTCAGTAGTTTGTTGCCGTTTTCTTGTATCAGACGCGTTATTTCATCAATGGTTTGACGGATGTGTTTTCTCAAGCTTTCCTCTTCTCTTTGGAAGCACTTTTCTAGAGACTCAAATATTTGCTGCACTTTGAGTTTGCTATTGTTGGCTTCagtttctttcactttcactttgtcaATGACTACGTATAAGTTTTTGGTGAATTCCTTTGCCGCGTCTTTCACACATCGGTACTGGTGTTTTGTCAGAGGATGATCCAATGCAGTACACTTCAGACAGATTGCCATGTTGCAGGTATCACAGTAGAATTCGACTTGGTACTCTGGATGTGTACAGCAGTAGATTGGGGGTTGAACCGAAGATGGGTCGATGGACATTGCAGCGTTGTATTCTTCTAGTGATACCAGCCGGTGAGATTTAAATTGCGGAAATTTGGAATGGGCTCTTGCACAGATAtcacaaatatcaaaggtacaTTCGATGCAGTGTTTTGTCACCTCGCCTTGTTCACATGTATCGCATTTCTTAGACTTGTCGCCATTCTCTTGTTTGGAAAATAGTTCGATTAAATCATTCAGGAAGACATTTGCCTGAATTGCTGCGACGCCATTGTCGGTGAGTTCATGAACTCTGCGACAAACTGGACAGGCAATGGCGCCAGTTGTCTCTGCTAGCTTACCAAGACAAGGCTCACAGAAACTGTGCAGACACGATAGTATTTTGGCATTCTTGTATCGCTCGGAACAGATCCCGCAGAGCAGAAAACTCTTGTCGATTTCTGGTAGTAACTTTGTTTCCTCAGCCGCCATGTTTTTCAGTAAGTGATCAACAGTTACTCGGGATGGCTGCAGGCTGTAACTCACACGATCTATTAAGAAATTCTACGAATTTCGTTGGAGCCAGGCCTTATGGGAACATATTTGGGACAAACCAGGACACAGGAATAGTTGAAAGGTCAAAGTACGTGGTGACGTGTGTAGATACCGATCAAACTGTATTTGAACTGTTGAAAAAAGCATTTTCGTTGGCCGCACTGATGTAAGAAAATAATACTACTTGTGATAAGCCTATTTACGTCATCGGGCTTTTTATTTCTGATAGGTAATTTAGGGAGCATTTGTTttttacaggggggggggtcgaTGGCAGTTAAgcgaaaaatgaaatgtaaaaagcgactGCCCCCCCTccaaattaaatttctaaaatttgacgcCCCCATTCattaattataaaatgtgaccccctcaaaaaaataataataattcatcAGAAAAAGAGTGACCCTCTCCAATTTTCATGCGCAAAACTCAGCGACcccccagatgtcacagtccatatcaataatatcttaattgacttataatttctcattttacCTTTAAGccttcaaagaatcctttttgaactaTTTACAAATGATTACTggggtgaaatttcaatatcatatttgtttttcagatctactctttcaaacataatattctcatttatatcaattgtccaAACGTTTATAAAGGCATGGATTTCGCAAGTTTCCTCACGGACCAcaatgtatagagaatcaatatttttggagaaattccagaatcaaatttcttgcacgcACATAAACTTtgccaccctaatctaatcaagtacactaatatcaataatcaagcgtacataaatacacagatttagctagttttgtattggaaaacagTAAtcacagtttcctcatagaccgATTGCAATGTtgagaaaattaacatttcggtgaaattccaaaatcaaattttttgcacacacatggacttgttatcgccctagtctaatcaagcaTCTatgaatacacagatttagctagttttgtattgaaaaaatattcttagtttCCTCATATACTACaatcaagcaacatttcggtgacattccaaagtcatttttttcataactcCATACAGACCTTCGAAAAATTTGACCTCCCTTCAATcagtgattgtaaaatttgacaccccccccgaaaaaagtcaatcccctgatttccaccgactcCCCCTCCCTGTATAAAACGAATGCTCCGTTAGCGAAGAAATGACGGTGTAAAGTTAGTTGCaataattaacacgattggaactaatttgggataattggattggaaacattctcaagaattttagaaaattgtcgaatattacaccatatttgcttaccatctttaagattttattcaaaatttacgatgctgttgaaatgttatgagtaagaatcagtgcatgatagtatctaatgcaatattattcaaaacatatgaacaatattcaaatttgaatgaaaatatgagagtttgtctgtagtttcttcatttctgaaacaatagtagtaatctcagtttgtcacttttcctcgaccaaaatgaagcttttcgattgatttacagttagttagtcagggtcatttaaaatgtgccctgactcaatttaatgtttatgaagccttaaattcaggaaaaagtcagggtcatttcaaaagtgccctgactcaaaagtcgtcaaGTAGTGAAactttaagcattttgtctaatttctttagtacatttacacaaaatgaacttttttcatgaaatgagtCCGACGAAAGAgttatgcaataatcgttgtgttttcgttgttttgttcgatgagaacaatatttcaaattttacactattcaatgattttgtaaaatttcagctgtaaaaatttcgatttcgttacatttccttaataattactctcatccaattttcccaaattagttccaatcgtgttaattggaGCTTTCGGGCCGTGCCTTGATGTTGGCCGCTGAGTATCAGGCAAGCCCAAAAACGACAGCACGCCGGGTCAGCATCCATACCTTTTGAcgaaattttaaacttttaaatttaTGCACACCATCCCTAGATATATTTGTCTCATTTTTACCCGTTGCAAAAGTAGGCTTATTTGGTACTCAAAATTTTGTGTAGGTCACAACTTCACTGGATTTAATTGTGAAAACATTTGTTTAAGCATGGTAGGTACCCCATTCATCTCCAAGTAGctggtggggggggggtaggTATCGTGTGTGACATTTCTCAAGGTAAACTGATCCTGCAGCTTCCACAGCCTGAGCAAACAAAAGGGCGACTCTCAAGATGTATGCCATTTAGAGGAGGGGGAAGGCACTCACACCACTATTTGGGTACAGGCAGACCTTTGAGATTTCACTGTGCGAGAGTTCGATCTGTGAAGCACAAATTACAATGTACAGGggattttttttgtgaatggGTGAATACGTCGGTCAAAATATCATGTTTTCTTCATAACAATTGGTCAAAAGTGTCTATTTGAGATCAAAACGTATAGTTTTGATCATATGGTCAACTTCAAAAATATAAGGAGACTGGATTTA harbors:
- the LOC139136329 gene encoding tripartite motif-containing protein 2-like, which produces MAAEETKLLPEIDKSFLLCGICSERYKNAKILSCLHSFCEPCLGKLAETTGAIACPVCRRVHELTDNGVAAIQANVFLNDLIELFSKQENGDKSKKCDTCEQGEVTKHCIECTFDICDICARAHSKFPQFKSHRLVSLEEYNAAMSIDPSSVQPPIYCCTHPEYQVEFYCDTCNMAICLKCTALDHPLTKHQYRCVKDAAKEFTKNLYVVIDKVKVKETEANNSKLKVQQIFESLEKCFQREEESLRKHIRQTIDEITRLIQENGNKLLTELKGEYEKRKVNLTAQLKELDIAENDLTSTREYVEKLVHYGNASQLMSAKRRVDHQTDELLKVQTQVEQEEDDYMEFQLCNDFCRNKSLGTIKFLQTVYKLENLTQALRVGDSIKATVRNKGDFLPGKGVSQRVKVEAEMKTPDGNTQIVEVKDNENGTMTLKTRVEAEGEHELSVTVCKKPVEGSPVNIKVIAKKGLVCKFGEKGSGIDDGNKQVIVCDENGELIRCFGKGKIQYPIGIAINPVNGRVYIVDYSAHCIHIYDQDGNHIKSFGSNGSQKGQFRYPYFVCIDNTGNVYVSDCHNHRIQVFNSDGQFLYTFGRYGSGDGQMHYPQGVALNKHGYVYVADYRNSRILKFESVCKFVCRVDDHNACERLCNPTGLCVTDDGKVIVCDSGNNCIKVFTQ